A genomic stretch from Phaeodactylum tricornutum CCAP 1055/1 chromosome 22, whole genome shotgun sequence includes:
- a CDS encoding predicted protein: MSGRRGATANGEGSRWETSYESIMGSAIGTANADTTNATAIPGNTDETAAAEAATKALSSRLVTFRQWLTDEARVDVHPALCIVNGEATDGTRNAPVLVFEKHPTVTARHKGRVGTVDQDGDRLLWDRTMGCQVRAAREIKPEEVLMTMPRSAMISPDLVAASDAGKAVLACVSHTTGAEGFWDVFENTTLCEATFSPKVAGNTGPQLLVKILQERKKVEALFNHRKNSPATATIGAAYSLAASKGVSTRAPVLAFLIHQRFSNTSRPAVSSDVHELQMALESSDGNALRPATSVRVPSGAPKTFAPYARTLPSSVSIPLCWKRNELALLAGCIPGVSLLQEVATSTLQLAAEFAALLEAGILERFPETFPPGLLTWERWIWAAACSSSRVLPATSYLNEGDTSASTFVPTTGQELQSPPDIWNELGVMIPLLDMLNHETEAHQVTWKPCVPESNVKVEDSPGPASHPPEAIVHKRVRKGSEVYCCYGLLSNQDLILRYGFAQMNNPSDEIKIGWTLSDAVGRVKTPTDYTPLLSVDDQVYESSDSDAINTWWTQERLNLLEKEAFRGSKDSFAALQAGKKLSFVAYGDGTYHPILLTMAVVATMPPRDVREHLQEEDEKISLSIRHQRILRNYLAFTFTRKLEKLLNVLANGLHAHFNNVKLWTKATDGGLRYKSPEDTNGDYVGWQTFFDSHAYGSSMEVEKKYYAMGSDSCVLTLYDGQLRALQISIEGAVDEEKFQESVLKQICDLGFALGKDDVSDSTKEEETNGKTSKRSRKNRKRGSVNSVTSQKQPAVKLHIGNLAYSTTPSDLYDHFSTRYGKDNILECHIPIERDTGRSRGFGFVTLPESIANEALQSREQHEIDGRLVKVAKSSSAGSNNSGKSITPANAHLSTDRCAKFFPVLIDHQPQLEAVVVVLLQTMATSQVSTEGPIAIATTATIENLRRTATTEAILTVMDEDGPTMNFEIVPTIGLMTTIAISTVIEVVVDGIGQYPLAVVAPDDAEHTRKDDPIVVTKNPIGRADASELGVAREAATATVVGAVIAAAEKKASADVAEAGAGHSVPAQ, from the exons tcACCGACGAAGCCCGGGTGGACGTCCACCCTGCATTGTGTATCGTCAATGGGGAAGCCACGGACGGGACCCGAAACGCCCCCGTGCTGGTTTTTGAAAAGCATCCAACGGTAACGGCCCGACACAAGGGTCGCGTCGGGACCGTGGATCAGGATGGGGATCGGCTCTTGTGGGATCGCACTATGGGATGTCAAGTACGAGCGGCCCGGGAAATcaaaccggaagaagtaCTCATGACCATGCCACGATCCGCCATGATTTCACCCGATTTGGTCGCCGCGAGTGATGCCGGAAAGGCGGTCTTGGCGTGCGTGTCACACACAACCGGCGCGGAAGGGTTCTGGGACGTGTTCGAAAACACAACCTTGTGCGAAGCAACCTTTTCGCCCAAAGTGGCGGGGAATACGGGGCCACAGTTGCTAGTCAAGATTTTGCAGGAACGCAAAAAGGTGGAAGCCCTATTTAACCATCGGAAAAATAGTCCCGCTACGGCTACCATCGGGGCGGCGTACTCGTTAGCGGCGTCCAAAGGTGTGTCCACGCGAGCGCCGGTATTGGCATTTCTTATTCATCAGCGATTTTCCAATACTAGTCGACCCGCGGTCTCATCCGACGTACACGAATTGCAAATGGCGCTGGAGAGTTCTGACGGCAACGCCTTGCGGCCAGCAACTAGTGTGCGAGTCCCTTCCGGGGCCCCGAAGACCTTTGCTCCGTACGCACGGACCCTGCCATCCTCCGTGTCGATTCCGCTGTGCTGGAAACGCAACGAGCTTGCACTCTTGGCGGGATGCATTCCGGGAGTATCCTTATTGCAAGAGGTCGCCACCAGCACGTTGCAGCTCGCGGCGGAGTTCGCCGCGTTGCTGGAGGCCGGCATTCTGGAACGCTTCCCGGAAACATTTCCACCGGGACTCTTGACCTGGGAGCGTTGGATTTGGGCGGCGGCGTGCTCTTCTTCTCGGGTATTACCGGCTACCAGTTATTTGAACGAAGGCGATACTAGCGCGTCCACGTTCGTACCGACAACTGGCCAGGAGCTTCAATCACCACCCGATATTTGGAATGAGCTAGGAGTTATGATTCCTTTACTGGACATGCTAAATCACGAAACGGAAGCCCACCAGGTGACCTGGAAACCGTGCGTTCCGGAATCAAACGTCAAAGTCGAAGACAGCCCGGGACCCGCGTCGCATCCACCAGAGGCAATCGTTCACAAGCGTGTTCGCAAAGGGTCGGAAGTATATTGCTGTTACGGCCTACTCAGTAATCAAGATCTCATACTCCGCTACGGCTTTGCGCAAATGAATAATCCCAGTGACGAGATCAAAATTGGGTGGACCTTGTCGGATGCGGTCGGTCGGGTTAAAACTCCGACAGACTACACTCCACTGCTGTCCGTTGACGACCAAGTGTACGAATCCTCCGACAGCGACGCGATCAATACCTGGTGGACGCAAGAACGATTGAATCTGCTCGAGAAGGAAGCGTTTCGGGGATCAAAGGACAGTTTTGCGGCCTTGCAGGCTGGGAAAAAGCTATCTTTTGTGGCCTACGGCGACGGCACTTACCACCCAATTTTGCTCACAATGGCGGTTGTTGCCACCATGCCTCCACGAGACGTGCGCGAGCATCtgcaggaagaagacgaaaaaatcTCGCTATCGATACGTCACCAAAGAATTCTACGCAATTACCTGGCCTTTACGTTTACGCGCAAGCTCGAAAAGCTTTTGAATGTTCTCGCTAACGGATTACACGCCCATTTCAATAACGTCAAATTATGGACAAAAGCTACGGATGGAGGTCTGCGATATAAAAGCCCGGAGGACACCAACGGAGACTATGTTGGCTGGCAAACCTTTTTCGACTCGCATGCGTACGGATCTTCGATGGAAGTGGAAAAGAAATACTACGCTATGGGATCGGATAGCTGTGTATTGACGTTATATGATGGGCAACTTCGTGCGTTGCAAATATCGATCGAAGGAGCCGTCGACGAGGAAAAGTTTCAAGAATCGGTGCTAAAGCAAATTTGCGATCTTGGTTTCGCGCTTGGCAAAGACGATGTGTCTGATAGTACAAAGGAAGAAGAGACTAATGGGAAGACCTCCAAGCGCAGTCGAAAGAATCGCAAACGCGGATCCGTCAACAGTGTGACGTCGCAAAAACAGCCAGCTGTAAAGCTGCACATAGGCAACTTGGCTTATTCGACAACCCCATCCGATTTGTACGACCATTTTTCAACTCGGTACGGTAAAGATAACATTCTGGAGTGCCACATCCCTATTGAAAGGGACACAGGTCGGTCTCGTGGGTTTGGGTTTGTTACTTTGCCTGAAAGTATTGCAAATGAAGCTCTCCAGTCGCGAGAGCAACACGAAATCGATGGACGTCTGGTGAAAGTTGCGAAGAGCAGCTCGGCAGGATCGAACAATTCGGGCAAGTCTATTACCCCTGCAAATGCCCACTTGTCCACAGATCGTTGTGCGAAGT TCTTCCCGGTATTGATCGACCACCAACCTCAATTGGAGGCGGTGGTCGTGGTCCTCCTACAAACAATGGCCACGAGCCAGGTCAGTACGGAGGGGCCGATCGCTATCGCGACGACCGCTACCATCGAGAACCTTCGCCGTACCGCCACGACCGAGGCTATCCTGACCGTTATGGACGAGGACGGCCCTACGATGAATTTCGAGATCGTTCCCACCATCGGATTGATGACTACGATCGCGATATCGACCGTCATAGAGGTAGTCGTCGACGGGATCGGTCAGTATCCCCTGGCAGTCGTAGCTCCGGACGACGCCGAGCATACGAGGAAGGACGATCCCATCGTCGTGACGAAGAATCCGATTGGGAGAGCGGACGCAAGCGAACTTGGAGTCGCGAGAGAAGCCGCGACCGCGACCGTAGTAGGAGCCGTGATCGCAGCCGCCGAAAAAAAAGCAAGCGCCGACGTAGCCGAAGCCGGAGCAGGTCATTCAGTCCCGGCGCAGTAG
- a CDS encoding predicted protein — MTLAHMFLNREQPREPTSAPPNVSVSIGNMDRAPPSPTRPVLADHAGGKSLSTRRLNRKQREKQDSERLKRNRKSVDHFLRKMGNIMGRDLSLNTEGMAYFPFQRFIIVVEVPEDNPGVCFVYTMVCQLQKDDNHLAIMRLAMELNYMQTGTRGATLGLEGDEINLCFSIPVCGLSFGDLQSVLQDFTGTAAEVNARLETAKQLPKSRLSHS, encoded by the coding sequence atgacaCTTGCCCACATGTTCCTCAACCGGGAACAGCCGCGAGAACCTACGTCTGCGCCACCCAACGTATCTGTCAGTATTGGCAATATGGACAGGGCGCCCCCCTCTCCGACGCGCCCCGTACTGGCGGACCATGCTGGTGGAAAGTCTTTGTCGACCCGTCGCTTGAATCGGAAACAGCGAGAAAAGCAAGACAGTGAAAGGCTCAAAAGAAACCGCAAAAGTGTGGATCACTTTCTGCGGAAAATGGGCAACATTATGGGTCGCGACCTTTCGCTCAATACTGAGGGAATGGCCTATTTTCCATTTCAGCGCTTCATCATTGTGGTCGAAGTACCCGAAGACAATCCTGGTGTATGTTTCGTTTACACCATGGTGTGCCAGTTGCAAAAAGATGACAACCATCTGGCGATTATGAGATTAGCCATGGAGCTGAATTACATGCAAACAGGAACCCGAGGCGCCACTCTGGGCCTCGAAGGCGATGAAATCAACCTTTGTTTTTCTATCCCCGTGTGCGGTCTTAGTTTCGGAGATCTGCAAAGCGTCTTACAAGACTTTACTGGAACGGCGGCCGAGGTGAACGCACGGCTGGAAACAGCCAAACAGCTTCCGAAATCGAGACTTTCACATTCTTGA